The DNA segment ATGACCCGCGCCGTGCATCTCGACGCGGAGTTCCGCGCCATGGTCCAAGGCGACCTCTCCATCACCGCCTACTGCCACCGCCTCAAAGCCCTCTCTGATGCTTTGCGCGATGTCGGCTCTCCCGTCACCGACCAAGTCCTCGTCCTCAACTGCCTCCGCGGCCTcaacccgcgcttcgccgacatcACCACCATCGTCACCATGCAGAACCCGCTGCCCTCCTTCTCCCAGACTCGCTCGCTCCTCACCCTTCGCGAGACGCAGCTCGCTAACTCTCACAGGGTGGGCACCCAGACTGCCCTCTACGGCGCCTCCAGCCCTTCCTATGGCTtcaacaacaacggaggcagctccTCTGGCAGCGGGTCCTCCGGCGGCAAGACTGGCGGCGGCGGGAACTactacaagaagaagaagaacggaGGCGGTGGAGGCAACTACGGCGGGAACCGGACCGATGGTGCTGGTCGCGGCACCCCTGCCCCCGTCGGCCCTTGGGTGTGCTTCAACCCCTTCACTGGCCAAGCTCAGCAGATGCAGGCTCCTCCGCCCCACGCACCTCAGGCTCCTGCACCGCGTCCTAGCGCCGGGGCTGGCCTCCTTGGTCCCCGGCCCTTTGCCATGCCTCCTGCCCAGGCCTTCACGTCCCTGGCACCGCTCCATGGCCAGGCTTTTGGCACCAACCCACCACCGATCCCCGGCTACATCAACGGCAACATCAACGGCACTTCTCCGGCGTGGGACTGCTCCGCGCTCGTGGCCGCCCTGAACAATGCAGCCAACCCTTCACACGCTGGTGAGTGGGTCATGGACTCCGGAGCGACCGCACACATGGCCTCCGACCCCGGTATGCTCCAACATCTAACCTCTACTTCTTTTCCTTCCTTTGTCACGGTGGGCAATGGTTCTACCTTGCCCATCTCCCATACTGGTCATGCATCTATACCTGCTTCCGCTCGCAGTCTCTTCCTTAAAAATGTCCTACTTGTTCCTAACCTTGTGAAAAACCTCATCTCTATACGTCGTTTCACTATTGACAATCTTTGTTCCATTGAATTTGACCCGTTTGGTTTTTCTGTTAAGGACCTTCGCACCAAGGACGTGATCCTTTGCTGCAGTAGCCACGGCGACCTCTACGTGTTTCCATCATCGATCATCAACCACTTCGCTCATGGACTcctcgccaccaccacctccaccgagcTATGGCACCGTCGTTTAGGTCATCCAGGGCGCGACACTATGTTGCACCTCCATAAGAAGTCTTTTATTCCATGTAATAAAGCAGCCACACATGTTTGTCATGCATGCCAACTTGGCAAGCATGTGCGTTTGCCCTTCACTAGGTCTACCTCGATAAGTGTTGAACCGTTTCAGTTAATACATTGTGATCTTTGGACCTCTCCTGTTTTAAGTATCTCTGGTTTCAAATATTACCTTGTCATTGTCGATGATTTCTCTCACTTCATGTGGACTTTTCCCCTACGCCACAAATCCGACACTGCCGATACACTTATCGCCTTCATTGCCTATGCACGCACACAATTTTCTCGCCCCGTTGTGGCCATGCAAGCTGATAACGGAACCGAGTTTCTCAACTCCACCGTCACCACCTTCTTCACCTCTAATGGCATTCGTCTTCGCCTCTCTTGCCCATACACCTCACCCCAAAATGGCAAGGCGGAACGTGCAATCCGCACTATAAACGACGCCACCCGAACCCTCCTATTTCAGTCCTCCATGCCACCCGAATATTGGGCCGAAGCTGTAGCTACAGCCACACACCTAGTCAATATTCGCCCAtcccaatccataggcattgccaTTCCCTATATTCGCCTACATGACGCTGCCCCCGACTACGGCGCCCTTCGCGTTTTTGGATGTCTATGCTACCCCAACCAGTCGGCCACCGCCTCCCACAAACTTTCTCCTCGGTCTGTCGCTTGTGTCTTCCTCGGTTACCCAAGCAACCACAAAGGCTATCGATGCCTTGATCTCCAAACTCGCCGTGTCATCTTATCCCGCCACGTTGTCTTCGACGAGCATGTTTTTCCGTTCTCTACCATCTCCCAACACTCCGATGATCCCGCTGAATCGCTTGATTTCTTGCTTGACCTTGCCGCTACACACACCGCGCCCCCTTCTggtgctccacgtccatctcatgCAGCGCCCGCTATGCATGCCGCCCGCCAACCCGACTCAGCCAGCAGCCCGCCAGCGACCTCGCCCGGCAGTCCGCCCGCTGTCACTCCCTTCCGGCCCACCTCTCCGCCCTCTGGGCCGTCCTCGCCTGGACCGTCCTCCGCTGGGCCGTCTCCCGCCTCGCTGCCACCAGCGACAACTCGCTCCGCTCACACCGACGCTGCTGTCTCACGTCTTCCAGTCAATGTGCATCGTCCACCCTCTCCCTCCAACACTCATACCATGGTCACTCGCGCCAAACACGGTCTCTTTCAGCCCATAGACAAACTCAACCTTACTGTCTCCCACTCCCTCCCTTCCCCTATCCCTAAAACATACCGGGGAGCTTTACATGACCCACACTGGCGTCGTGCCATGCAGGATGAATTTGATGCATTGGTTACTAATGGGACTTGGTCTCTTGTTCCACGTCCTGCTCGTGCTAATGTTGTTTCAGGGAAGTGGATTTTCAAGCATAAGTTTCACTCCGATGGAAGTCTTGCTCGCTATAAGGCTCGATGGGTGGTTCGCGGATTTTCTCAGCAGCCGGGCATCGACTTTGACGAGACTTTCAGTCCCGTCGTCAAACCCGCCACGATCCGCATCGTCCTCAGCATCGCAGTTTCTCGCTCCTGGCCGATCCACCAGCTCGACGTCAAGAACGCTTTCCTCCATGGCAATCTTGACGAGGAGGTTTACTGTCAGCAGCCGCCGGGCTTTGTCGACACTCGCTGCCCCGACTATGTGTGTCGTCTACATAAGTCCCTCTATGGACTTAAGCAGGCCCCCAGGGCGTGGTACCAGCGGTTTGCCTTATTCGCTCATCGCCTTGGCTTCGTCGCCTCCAAGTCGGATGTCTCTCTCTTCATCTACAAGAGTGGCTCCGAGCTCGCTTACATCCTCCTGTACGTGGATGACATTGTGATCACTGCTTCTACTGACCAGCTCCTTCAGCGCCTCACGACGCAGCTTCACGCCGAGTTTTCCATGACAGACCTCGGTGCCCTCTCCTTCTTCCTTGGCATTGCTGTTACTCGGACATCGGCTGGCATGGTTCTCTCTCAACGTCAGTATGCTCTCGAGCTTCTTCAGCGCGCCGGCATGACAGACTGCCACCCGTCTGCCACTCCTATTGATGTCAAGTGCAAGCTTTCTGCCGAGGATGGTCCACTTCTTGCTGATCCGACGGAGTACAGGAGCTTTGCTGGTGCTTTGCAGTACCTTACCCTAACTCGTCCGGACATTGCTCATGCAGTTCAGCAGGCATGCCTCTATATGCATGCTCCTCGTGAGCCACATCTCAGCCTGGTGAAAAGGATTCTCCGCTATCTCAAGGGAACCCTGGATCTCAGCATGCATCTCTCGCGGTCTTCTACGTCTTCACTCACCGCTTACTcggatgctgattgggctggatGTCCTGATACTCGCCGCTCTACTTCCGGCTACTGTGTGTATCTCGGTGACAACTTGGTTTCTTGGTCGTCTAAACGACAAACGACAGTCTCTCGTTCTAGTGCCGAGGCCGAGTATCGTGCAGTTGCTCATGCTGTTGCCGAGTGTTGTTGGATTCGACAGCTACTTGGCGAGCTTCATCATCCTCTGACCACCGCTACTGTGGTGTTTTGCGACAATGTCAGCACTGTCTACATGGCATCGAACCCGGTTCAGCATCGCCGTACCAAGCACATCGAGATCGACATACATTTTGTTCGTGAAAAGGTGTCTCTTGGGCAGGTCCGCGTTCTTCATGTGCCATCTTCGCATCAGTATGCTGACATCATGACAAAAGGCCTCTCATCGCAGATGTTCTCCGATTTTCGATCCAATTTGTGTGTCTTTCCTCTCGACGCACAACTTGAGGGGGGATGTTAACGTATGCCTTTTGTATTGTAACCATATATGGTAGGTTAACAACCGATATCTCTAGATTGATTCGGTTCTGATCTTGTTTAGATCTAACGTGTAACCCAAGACTGTACCCATATATAATGGTTCAACGTGATCGCCCCAAGTGTGGCGTTTCCCAAAACAGTTCTCGTCTACTCATAAAAAGAACATTAAATATTTTGTGAGCCTAAATCTTGCAACACTGAAATGGTCAGAAGGCTACTAACACAAAATTTATTTCATCAAAGATGAGGCAGACACATTGTTCCATTATTCAGGCTGAAAAAAGGCTGCAGAATGTATTGCCGTAATTTCTCAGCTAGCAAATTTTCACTAGATGAGATTCTACACAAGTGGAATCACGCAGATGCTACATGGAAACGGTAAGCGTGATGTAGtatgaaacaaaacaaaagctaGCAAAACTCATGTGACATTAGCAGGTGTAATCAGGTAAATAAAAAAGAGAACTATAGATTTTACATTGTAAATAAATGGCTAAACAAGGAGCATGGAAATTGACTATATACGAAATGCGattaatgggggggggggggatccaaATGACTGAATAGCTGTATTTACTGCAAATCAAACATTGAATTAAGGACTAGAAGCTAACTTTGGATGTACTAACCGGCGGATGAATTGAATGTTTGATCTTAATGCAGTCAGTTGCACGATGCCGAAAGCATTCACCGTGGTTTCACTACAATTGAAACAAGCAGACTGTCAACTATaacacacacaaattagaggacaAGTGACACAGGTGCTTTGTGATGCGTACAAATATTGCAACTTTTCTGTTCTTTCTCTTCTCCTTTTATTTCCAGCTTACAACTGAATTCCTGAAAACTAGGATCAGAGACCGAGCCTACAGGATACTGCCATGCCACCACCGCTCAGATCCATCATCCCTAAAACTTAGCTGCATGATCTAAATCGTGTCCATCCACACGAGCATCCTATGCAGCTACTAGACTTGGTCTAAGTAAATGTACTGAACCTAGCTACTGTCAGTGACAGCGTGTACAAGCACACACTCACTGAGCTTTATTCAGACTACTCTGAAACTAAATATTGATAAGCTGCACTGGATTATCCAACAGATTTCAGAAAGTAGGCATCAGGTCAAACTAAAGAAACCAGGAGGAGAGATAGTATTACATACCTTCTAATAGTGCGGAGAAATATGGGTCTGTTTCTTTTAACTTGTTGGCTAACTCAGTTAGCTCGGAACTGCAATACCGTACTTGTATTATTTGGAGTGAAGCTGGAAGGCGCTCCTTAGGCGGCAGCAGTTGGATTCTATCACAAAAGGAGATCTCTAATTTTCTGAGAGAAGAGATGTGATGTAAACATTCAGGCAGGGTCTGCAGTGCACAGCAACTATCAAACGTGAGTTCTTGGAGGGAAATGAGAAGTTGAAGCGCTTGCTCTTGCTCTTCCGTGAAGGATTTCACCAGGTTATCATGACTGAACTCTAACTTGTACAGGGTACCAGCAAGGTAGCTGCAAATGGGCGCAATAAGAAGTGCCATGATGCTGTCCACATTAACTCTCTCCAGTTGGAATGAACCAGCATGCATTAACTTGCTCCTTCCCACCTCTGACAGCAGATCCCTTGCTATAGAGATGCTTTCTTTGTCAGTAAACCTATAATTGTTGTTGTAGATGATCAATTCCTTGAGGTTGACTGTCATTAGAGGATTGAACCCATCCATTGTTAATTCTTCACAAGCAACCAGACGTAGAATGGTGAGACACGTAAGGTTTGACAGCAGAGCCATTGACTTCATGCTTTTATCTCCAACAATCTCAAGTATTGTGAGAGAAGGAGGGAAAGGCTTGATGGTATGAGCTCCAACTGCTTCTCCCATCGGCCACCGACAGAACAACTTCGCACAGATTAGTACAGTAAATGATTGGAGCATCGTGAGGTCACCGAGTCCTCCATCCTCCACTGGCAGAAGATCCAAGTCCATACAGCTTTGGATAACAAGCCGAGAAAGAGCTGGGAAACACTTCAATACCTTTGAAAATAATTCTCCTTTGATACATAGTTCCTGCAGGACAAGATTCTGAACTGAATAGAGGACAACACTGTCATCCAGTTCTGCAGTGAACATGTTGTCGCATCTTTGGACATCAATAGTTCTCAGGGACTTTAGCTTTTGGATTTCTGACAATGAAATGTGTGATACACCTCTAATTTTAATCAATTCTACTTTATTCATATTGTGGAAAACCAAGGCCCCATTATACCCATCAATAGACAAACTATGCCCATTGTATGAGACTTCTACTTCTGACACACTGCTTTTCACAATCATAGATCGTAGTGTGGAATTGTGGGGCATGGGGGGAAACTGAGATAACATAGGACAATTATCAATGTCAAGAGTAGAAAGATTGGTAAAACGGCCAGagcactccaagaaaggaaaagaaCACAGCAATGGACAATCTCGGAATGTGATGTTTTCAAGCGTTGAAAACAAATGGCTATTAGGTACGCCCACCCACTCCACAAGTTGTGGCATATTCTCAAACAAAATTGTCTTCAAGTGTACGAAACTTGCCTCTGTAACACCACCAAAACCAGGCCCGAATACAGTCATTCCAATAATATTCTTCAAAATGAGCTTGGTGAGATAAGGTCGCTGCTCAAAAGGTGGAAGACTATCCCAAGATAAACCCTCCACAAGGAGAGACACCAACTTTTTTCTGCTCATGTCACCATAAGACCAGCAAGGAccagcagcaataccgggattTATAACGCCAAGAACTCTAAGATTAGGATGTGATTGCAGATTATCAAGAACATCGTCATCTACAGTCAGGTGTTCAATACCCCAAACTAATCTTAACCCATCCATATATCTTTTATTCTTCAACTTGGAACCACTAGCTTCTTCCATGGTTGCCGCTGTTTCAAGATTAAATATGCAGCTAAGGATCTGACGAGTGAGCTTGGTCACATCAAAATCGGTTGAAACACACACCCTAATCCCGGCAGCAAAATGTGCCTCAATTCTTTTATCATTATACAAGTGTTGGGCGAAAGTTCTCTTTCCTATACCCCCAGGACCAACAAAAGGCAGAACAGAAAGGGTTTCAGCGTGATGCGTGGAATTGGTGAGCTCTATCACTAACTTGATTTTTTTTAAGGTGGCAACTCTGTCGAATTTCAACTTCCCACTACCACTATCAGCAGAATCATCATCTTGAGTACATGAGGAAGTTAAGCATGCAAGCCAGTTACCGATGTTGTGACGAGCAGCAAGGCAACAATGACCCAGCTCCGGGGAGGCCCCTTCCAACTGGTCTTGGATCAGGAAGTAGTGGAGCTCATCCAGAGTATCCTCGGCCTTATCGGCTTTCTTGCTTAGGTCCTCCAACAAATTCTGCAGGCCAGGGTTGCTGCTCACGTCCCTCTCCTTAGCCACATGCAGCAACCCTTGCACGTACATCAGCTTGGTTTTGATCTGCTCCGAGTTGAAACCGAGCTCAGAGCTGGCCGCATATGCGGCAATCAAGTCATCAGACAACTTGTTCAGCACCTTGCCGACAAGCCAGTTCGCCGCACCAATAGCCGTCTCCATCTTCTCCGGCAGCCGAGGGGGTTGTGTGTTGGGAGTTTCGAGGGCGTTCTGGCAATGTGGGTGTATTTTGAAAGAGACACCGATGCATGGTTTTATAGCCTAATTGTGCAGTCGTATGCAAGGCAAAGTTAGCTAAACAGGTTCCATTCAAACGTGTCCACTACTCCTTCTGCAATAATAGAAGAAATTTTATTTGCCTCTTGAACCATTAAAAACGCCATCGTTGACCTTATAGGCTGCTGGAAAGGATTATTCTGTACTGTATTGTTTAGACCAGATAATCCTTGGCCAGCACTTCAGCTTGTTGATTTGATGATAATTGATAAGCTAACATGTTACATGGTAAATGAGGTGGTTCGGCTGTGCAGGCCGATTAGAAAAATAGACAAAGCATTAGCACTGTATGTGTTGTGGTTGGGGTGTATAAATCAATATGATGCGAGATGATGAAATTTTCTGTTTCCTTCTAAAAAAAATAGCCGGAGGTGCTACCTGTTTGCTGCTGGATGCTGAAGACGAACTGCGTCTGCGCCTCCACCCAACTTGCTTGGCACGCCCACTATTCTGCTTGGAAAGGTAATTGCAGAATGGGAAGTAATCGAGAACTCCACTCCCCGCATCGTTGCAGG comes from the Lolium rigidum isolate FL_2022 unplaced genomic scaffold, APGP_CSIRO_Lrig_0.1 contig_34511_1, whole genome shotgun sequence genome and includes:
- the LOC124681159 gene encoding uncharacterized protein LOC124681159, encoding METAIGAANWLVGKVLNKLSDDLIAAYAASSELGFNSEQIKTKLMYVQGLLHVAKERDVSSNPGLQNLLEDLSKKADKAEDTLDELHYFLIQDQLEGASPELGHCCLAARHNIGNWLACLTSSCTQDDDSADSGSGKLKFDRVATLKKIKLVIELTNSTHHAETLSVLPFVGPGGIGKRTFAQHLYNDKRIEAHFAAGIRVCVSTDFDVTKLTRQILSCIFNLETAATMEEASGSKLKNKRYMDGLRLVWGIEHLTVDDDVLDNLQSHPNLRVLGVINPGIAAGPCWSYGDMSRKKLVSLLVEGLSWDSLPPFEQRPYLTKLILKNIIGMTVFGPGFGGVTEASFVHLKTILFENMPQLVEWVGVPNSHLFSTLENITFRDCPLLCSFPFLECSGRFTNLSTLDIDNCPMLSQFPPMPHNSTLRSMIVKSSVSEVEVSYNGHSLSIDGYNGALVFHNMNKVELIKIRGVSHISLSEIQKLKSLRTIDVQRCDNMFTAELDDSVVLYSVQNLVLQELCIKGELFSKVLKCFPALSRLVIQSCMDLDLLPVEDGGLGDLTMLQSFTVLICAKLFCRWPMGEAVGAHTIKPFPPSLTILEIVGDKSMKSMALLSNLTCLTILRLVACEELTMDGFNPLMTVNLKELIIYNNNYRFTDKESISIARDLLSEVGRSKLMHAGSFQLERVNVDSIMALLIAPICSYLAGTLYKLEFSHDNLVKSFTEEQEQALQLLISLQELTFDSCCALQTLPECLHHISSLRKLEISFCDRIQLLPPKERLPASLQIIQVRYCSSELTELANKLKETDPYFSALLEGM